One Acidimicrobiales bacterium genomic region harbors:
- a CDS encoding GDP-mannose 4,6-dehydratase gives MRAYVTGGSGFVGTWLRAHLTEAGDEVVASGAEVDVTSGAAIAAAMAEARPDAVYHLAGLAHVGRSWQEPAEYFRVNAGGTLNVLEAARRCPGPPRVVVVSSAEVYGSVRPEQIPVGEGEPFRPVSPYAAGKAAAEMVAVQAHLGHGLPVVRARPFNHTGPGQVPTFVVPAFARRIVAAQRDGSGALEVGNLSAARDILDVRDVVRAYRLLAAGGEPGEAYNVCSGRAVVVGDLVRRMLELAGADLELVEDPALLRPVDVPVLRGDPSRLRAATGWVPEVALDDTLRAVLGEARAAAAEAAATEAAGATPSAPS, from the coding sequence GTGCGCGCCTACGTCACCGGCGGGTCGGGCTTCGTGGGCACGTGGCTGCGCGCCCACCTGACGGAGGCGGGCGACGAGGTCGTCGCCTCGGGCGCCGAGGTGGACGTCACCTCCGGCGCGGCCATCGCGGCGGCCATGGCCGAGGCCCGTCCCGACGCCGTGTACCACCTGGCCGGGCTGGCCCACGTGGGCCGCTCGTGGCAGGAGCCGGCCGAGTACTTCCGGGTGAACGCGGGCGGCACGCTCAACGTCCTGGAGGCGGCCCGGCGCTGCCCGGGCCCGCCGCGGGTGGTGGTGGTCAGCTCGGCCGAGGTCTACGGGTCCGTGCGGCCCGAGCAGATCCCGGTGGGCGAGGGGGAGCCGTTCCGGCCGGTGTCGCCCTACGCCGCCGGCAAGGCCGCCGCCGAGATGGTGGCCGTGCAGGCCCACCTCGGCCACGGCCTGCCCGTCGTACGGGCCCGGCCGTTCAACCACACCGGGCCCGGGCAGGTGCCCACCTTCGTGGTACCCGCCTTCGCCCGCCGCATCGTCGCCGCCCAGCGCGACGGGTCGGGCGCCCTCGAGGTGGGCAACCTGTCCGCCGCCCGGGACATCCTGGACGTGCGGGACGTCGTGCGGGCCTACCGGCTGCTGGCCGCCGGCGGCGAGCCGGGTGAGGCCTACAACGTGTGCTCCGGCCGGGCGGTGGTCGTGGGCGACCTGGTGCGGCGGATGCTGGAGCTGGCCGGCGCCGACCTGGAGCTGGTGGAGGACCCGGCGCTGCTGCGTCCCGTGGACGTCCCCGTGCTGCGGGGCGATCCGTCCCGCCTGCGGGCGGCCACCGGCTGGGTGCCCGAGGTGGCGCTGGACGACACGCTGCGGGCCGTGCTCGGCGAGGCCCGGGCGGCGGCGGCCGAGGCGGCGGCGACCGAGGCGGCGGGGGCTACCCCTTCAGCGCCGTCCTGA